A window from Mycolicibacterium tokaiense encodes these proteins:
- a CDS encoding AbrB family transcriptional regulator, which produces MVRTVARWVLLAVVTVAASVGLTLLGVPSAALFAALVVGIVLALLSLAPTAVPRRAGLAAQAVLGVYIGTMVHDDSLAALGPHWPIVVTVVVATLAISVLAGALMGLRRDVTPLTGALALVAGGASGLVAIARELGGDDRVVAVVQYLRVGLVTATMPLIVLFIFHPDRSHPTQVTEIASAPWYVSVGLILAISVVGVVLGKLVRLPGAGLLGPMAITVVLEVTGQDLGLTVPSALVQVGYVLIGWQAGVAFTRESLKSVGRAMPLAVALIAALTIATAGLGLLLSHVSGVTPLEGYLATSPGGVYAVLATAVETGSDVTFIVAAQVLRILVMLFAAPWMARGLVKLTERFGGQSREITEDKREPIAVAD; this is translated from the coding sequence ATGGTGAGAACGGTGGCGCGCTGGGTTCTGCTGGCCGTGGTCACCGTCGCTGCCTCCGTCGGCCTGACGCTGCTGGGCGTGCCGTCTGCAGCCCTGTTCGCCGCCCTGGTGGTGGGCATCGTGCTGGCGCTGCTGTCGCTGGCGCCCACCGCGGTGCCGCGGCGGGCCGGACTGGCGGCCCAGGCGGTGCTCGGCGTCTACATCGGCACCATGGTGCACGACGATTCCCTGGCGGCGTTGGGTCCGCACTGGCCGATCGTGGTGACCGTCGTGGTGGCGACCCTGGCCATCTCCGTGCTGGCGGGGGCGCTGATGGGACTGCGCCGCGACGTCACACCGCTGACCGGTGCGTTGGCCCTGGTGGCCGGCGGAGCCTCCGGGCTGGTGGCCATCGCCCGGGAACTCGGTGGTGACGACCGGGTGGTGGCCGTGGTGCAGTACCTGCGGGTGGGTCTGGTGACCGCCACCATGCCGCTGATCGTGCTGTTCATCTTCCACCCCGACCGGTCCCACCCCACCCAGGTCACCGAGATTGCCTCGGCACCTTGGTATGTCAGCGTGGGCCTGATCCTGGCGATCTCCGTGGTGGGGGTGGTGCTCGGCAAGCTGGTGCGGCTGCCCGGGGCCGGGCTGCTGGGTCCGATGGCCATCACCGTGGTGCTGGAGGTCACCGGTCAGGACCTCGGCCTGACGGTCCCGTCGGCTCTGGTGCAGGTGGGCTACGTACTGATCGGGTGGCAGGCCGGCGTTGCCTTCACCCGCGAGTCCCTGAAGTCGGTGGGCCGCGCCATGCCCCTGGCGGTGGCGCTCATCGCGGCGCTGACCATCGCCACGGCGGGCCTGGGTCTGCTGCTGTCGCACGTCAGCGGTGTCACGCCGCTGGAGGGCTATCTCGCGACCAGTCCGGGCGGGGTCTACGCCGTACTGGCCACCGCCGTCGAGACGGGTTCTGACGTCACCTTCATCGTCGCCGCCCAGGTGCTGCGCATCCTGGTGATGCTGTTCGCCGCGCCGTGGATGGCCCGGGGCCTGGTGAAGCTCACCGAACGGTTCGGCGGTCAGAGCCGCGAGATCACCGAGGACAAGAGGGAGCCCATCGCCGTCGCCGACTGA
- a CDS encoding purine-nucleoside phosphorylase encodes MSSPADAASRAATAIRERTGVERHDVAVVLGSGWAPAVEVLGEPTVVIPMAELPGFTTPTAAGHGGRVLSVPLGQHRVLVLVGRIHAYEGHDLADVVHPVRAACAAGADTVVLTNAAGGLRADFAVGQPVLISDHLNLTARSPLVGAEFVDLVDAYAPALRALAREIDPTLTEGVYAGLPGPHYETPAEIRMLRTLGADLVGMSTVHETIAARAAGARVLGISLVTNLAAGMTGEPLSHAEVLEAGRQSATAMGSLLSSVISRL; translated from the coding sequence GTGAGCTCCCCCGCCGACGCAGCGTCCCGTGCCGCCACCGCCATCCGCGAGCGCACCGGCGTCGAGCGCCACGATGTGGCCGTGGTGCTGGGCTCCGGCTGGGCCCCGGCTGTCGAGGTGCTGGGCGAACCCACCGTGGTGATCCCGATGGCCGAGTTGCCGGGGTTCACCACCCCGACGGCGGCCGGGCACGGCGGCCGGGTGCTGTCGGTCCCGCTCGGGCAGCACCGCGTGCTGGTCCTGGTGGGCCGCATCCACGCCTATGAAGGTCATGACCTGGCCGACGTGGTGCACCCGGTGCGGGCGGCGTGCGCTGCCGGCGCGGACACCGTGGTGCTGACCAACGCCGCGGGTGGTCTGCGAGCGGACTTCGCGGTGGGGCAGCCGGTGCTGATCAGCGACCACCTCAATCTGACGGCGCGCTCCCCGCTGGTGGGCGCGGAGTTCGTGGACCTGGTGGACGCCTATGCACCGGCGTTGCGGGCGCTGGCCCGCGAGATCGATCCGACGCTGACCGAGGGCGTGTATGCGGGACTGCCGGGCCCGCACTACGAGACGCCTGCCGAGATCCGGATGCTGCGCACCCTGGGCGCCGATCTGGTGGGCATGTCGACGGTGCACGAGACCATCGCCGCCCGGGCAGCGGGCGCACGGGTGCTGGGCATCTCGCTGGTGACCAACTTGGCTGCCGGCATGACCGGCGAGCCGCTCAGCCACGCCGAAGTTCTCGAGGCCGGCCGTCAGTCGGCGACGGCGATGGGCTCCCTCTTGTCCTCGGTGATCTCGCGGCTCTGA
- a CDS encoding M20 family metallopeptidase gives MSDTAASSTVEDVVRRRRDDLVALSHAIHAEPELAFEEYRSCAKVAALVAERGFEITENAGGLATAFRASYGSGPLTVGVCAEYDALPEIGHACGHNIIAASAVGTALALADVADDLGLTVVLVGTPAEEAGGGKVLMLDAGVFDDLAATVMLHPGPVDIAAARSLALSEVWVTYRGRESHAAVAPYLGVNAADAVTVTQVAIGLLRQQLSPGQMMHGIITEAGLVPNVIPAKAQLRYTMRATETSALRDLEQRMAGCFQAGAVATGCEYDVAEASPMYQELTPDGFLAETFRAEMQRLGRTPLPAEMEASLPLGSTDMGNVTKVMPGIHPVVGVDAGGASVHQPGFAAAAASASGDTAVVEGAIMLARTVVALAESATERDRVLELQERRVAS, from the coding sequence ATGTCCGACACCGCCGCGTCCTCGACCGTCGAGGACGTCGTCCGTCGTCGCCGCGACGACCTGGTGGCGCTGTCGCATGCCATCCACGCCGAGCCGGAACTGGCCTTCGAGGAATACCGCAGCTGCGCCAAGGTGGCTGCGCTGGTGGCCGAGCGGGGCTTCGAGATCACCGAGAACGCGGGCGGCCTCGCCACCGCGTTCCGGGCGTCCTACGGCAGCGGACCCCTGACCGTGGGCGTGTGTGCCGAGTACGACGCGCTGCCGGAAATCGGTCACGCCTGCGGGCACAACATCATCGCGGCCTCGGCCGTGGGCACCGCGCTCGCGCTGGCTGACGTCGCCGACGATCTCGGGCTGACCGTCGTCCTGGTCGGAACGCCGGCCGAAGAGGCCGGTGGTGGCAAGGTGCTGATGCTCGACGCGGGTGTCTTCGACGACCTGGCAGCCACCGTGATGCTGCACCCGGGGCCCGTCGACATCGCGGCGGCCCGCTCGCTGGCCCTCTCGGAGGTCTGGGTGACCTACCGGGGGCGCGAATCCCACGCGGCGGTGGCGCCCTATCTGGGCGTCAACGCCGCCGACGCGGTGACCGTCACCCAGGTGGCCATCGGCCTACTGCGCCAACAACTCTCACCCGGGCAGATGATGCACGGCATCATCACCGAAGCCGGCCTGGTCCCCAACGTCATCCCGGCCAAGGCGCAGCTGCGCTACACCATGCGGGCCACCGAGACCTCCGCGCTGCGCGATCTCGAGCAGCGGATGGCCGGATGCTTCCAGGCCGGCGCGGTGGCCACCGGATGTGAGTACGACGTCGCCGAGGCGTCGCCGATGTACCAGGAGCTGACGCCCGACGGTTTCCTGGCCGAGACCTTCCGGGCCGAGATGCAGCGGCTGGGGCGTACCCCGCTGCCCGCTGAGATGGAGGCCTCGTTGCCGTTGGGAAGCACGGACATGGGCAATGTCACCAAGGTGATGCCGGGGATCCACCCCGTGGTCGGGGTGGATGCCGGCGGGGCCAGCGTGCACCAGCCGGGCTTCGCCGCGGCCGCGGCGAGCGCCAGCGGTGACACCGCCGTGGTGGAGGGCGCGATCATGCTGGCCCGGACCGTGGTCGCCCTGGCGGAGTCGGCGACCGAGCGGGACCGGGTGCTGGAATTGCAGGAGCGGCGGGTGGCGTCATGA
- a CDS encoding amidohydrolase, producing MSISDVTESWLAAHYDQLVAWRRHIHRHPELGRQEFATTQFVAERLADAGLNPKVLPAGTGLTCDIGPEHRPRIALRADMDALPMAERTNLPFASALPGVAHACGHDAHTAILLGAALALNSVPDLPVSVRLVFQAAEELMPGGAIDAINAGVLAGVSRIFALHCDPRLAVGRVATIPGPITSAADSLEITLHSAGGHTSRPHLTSDLVYGLGALITGVPGILSRRVDPRHSTVMVWGAVNAGVAANAIPQLGTLAGTVRTASRETWLELEALVGEAVSSLLAPLGIAHSLQYNRGVPPVVNEEISTRIMTHAIEAIGPEVLADTHQSGGGEDFSWYLEEVPGAMARLGVWSGQGPQLDLHQPTFDLDERALGVGVRVMANLVEQSAAF from the coding sequence ATGAGCATCAGCGACGTCACCGAATCCTGGCTGGCTGCCCACTACGACCAGCTGGTGGCCTGGCGCAGGCACATCCACCGCCATCCCGAATTGGGTCGCCAGGAGTTCGCCACCACCCAGTTCGTCGCCGAACGGTTGGCCGACGCCGGCCTCAACCCCAAGGTGTTGCCCGCCGGAACCGGCCTGACCTGCGACATCGGTCCCGAGCATCGGCCCCGGATCGCGTTGCGCGCCGACATGGATGCCCTACCGATGGCCGAGCGCACCAATCTGCCGTTCGCCTCCGCACTGCCGGGCGTGGCGCATGCCTGCGGACACGACGCCCACACCGCGATCTTGCTGGGCGCAGCACTGGCGCTGAACTCGGTCCCGGACCTGCCGGTGTCGGTGCGTCTGGTGTTCCAGGCCGCCGAGGAACTGATGCCCGGCGGTGCCATCGACGCCATCAACGCCGGAGTGCTGGCTGGGGTGTCCCGCATCTTCGCCCTGCACTGCGACCCGCGGCTGGCCGTCGGGCGGGTGGCCACCATCCCGGGACCCATCACCTCGGCTGCGGATTCGCTGGAGATCACCTTGCACTCGGCGGGCGGGCACACCTCGCGACCGCATCTGACCAGCGATCTGGTCTACGGGCTGGGCGCGCTGATCACCGGCGTGCCCGGCATCCTGTCGCGGCGGGTGGACCCGCGGCACAGCACGGTGATGGTCTGGGGTGCGGTCAACGCCGGCGTGGCCGCCAACGCCATTCCTCAACTCGGCACCCTGGCCGGGACCGTGCGCACCGCCAGTCGCGAGACCTGGCTGGAATTGGAAGCGCTTGTCGGCGAGGCGGTTTCATCGCTGCTGGCACCCCTGGGCATCGCGCACTCGCTGCAGTACAACCGCGGGGTGCCGCCGGTGGTGAACGAGGAGATCTCCACCCGCATCATGACCCACGCGATCGAGGCCATCGGTCCGGAGGTGCTGGCCGACACCCATCAGTCCGGTGGCGGCGAGGACTTCTCCTGGTACCTGGAGGAGGTGCCCGGCGCCATGGCACGCCTGGGTGTCTGGAGCGGGCAGGGGCCGCAGCTGGACCTGCATCAGCCCACCTTCGACCTCGACGAGCGGGCCCTCGGGGTCGGCGTGCGGGTGATGGCCAACCTGGTGGAGCAGAGCGCCGCCTTCTAG
- a CDS encoding gamma-glutamylcyclotransferase, whose amino-acid sequence MPIYAAYGSNMHPEQMRERAPHSPMAGTGWLHGWRLTFGGEDIGWEGALATIVEDPSAKVFVVLYDMTKEDEDTLDRWEGSDFGVHKKIRCRVHRETSDTTTDPVLAWLYVLDAWEGGMPSARYLGVMADAAEIAGAPADYVHDLRTRPARNIGPGTIN is encoded by the coding sequence GTGCCGATCTACGCCGCCTACGGGTCGAACATGCATCCCGAGCAGATGCGGGAGCGTGCGCCGCATTCGCCGATGGCGGGAACCGGGTGGCTGCACGGCTGGCGGCTGACCTTCGGCGGCGAGGACATCGGCTGGGAGGGCGCGCTGGCCACCATCGTCGAGGATCCGAGCGCCAAGGTGTTCGTGGTGCTCTATGACATGACCAAAGAGGACGAGGACACCCTGGACCGTTGGGAGGGTTCCGACTTCGGGGTGCACAAGAAGATCCGCTGCCGCGTCCACCGCGAAACTTCGGACACCACAACCGATCCCGTGCTGGCGTGGCTCTATGTGCTGGACGCCTGGGAGGGCGGGATGCCGTCGGCGCGCTACCTCGGGGTGATGGCCGATGCGGCCGAGATCGCCGGGGCTCCCGCCGACTACGTCCACGACCTGCGTACCCGCCCGGCGCGCAACATCGGCCCCGGCACCATCAATTGA
- a CDS encoding NAD(P)H-quinone dehydrogenase, protein MPTRIVIIGGGPAGYEAALVAAARGPEIQVTVVDSDGLGGACVLFDCVPSKTFIASTGVRTELRRAEGLGYDIGIDAAKIELTQINNRVKTLARSQSADIGSQLLNQRVTIIGGRGELVDDVSGMAHHRVKVSTPDGKTGVLKADIVLIATGASPRVLPNAVPDGERILTWRQLYDLDELPEHLIIVGSGVTGAEFCNAYTELGVDVTVVASRDQILPHEDRDAAAALEEVFNERGVTLVKNARADSVTRSERGVAVTMADGRVVEGSHALMTVGSVPNTAGLGLERVGVELKPGGYIPVDRVSRTPASGIYAAGDCTGLLPLASVAAMQGRIAMYHALGEGVAPIRLRTVASATFTRPEIAAVGIPQTAIDDGSVPARTIMLPLNTNARAKMSLLRHGFVKIFCRPATGVVIGGVVVAPIASELILPIALAVQNRISVTDLAQTLSVYPSLSGSIVEAARRLMAHDDLD, encoded by the coding sequence GTGCCAACGCGCATCGTGATCATCGGCGGCGGCCCCGCCGGATATGAAGCGGCCCTGGTGGCTGCGGCTCGGGGTCCAGAAATTCAGGTCACCGTTGTCGACTCCGACGGCCTGGGCGGTGCGTGCGTGCTGTTCGACTGCGTGCCGTCCAAGACGTTCATCGCTTCCACCGGCGTGCGCACCGAACTGCGCCGTGCCGAGGGCCTGGGCTACGACATCGGTATCGACGCCGCCAAGATCGAACTCACCCAGATCAACAACCGGGTCAAGACGCTGGCCCGCAGCCAGTCCGCCGACATCGGCAGCCAGCTGCTCAACCAGCGCGTCACCATCATCGGCGGGCGCGGTGAGCTGGTGGACGACGTGTCAGGGATGGCACACCACCGGGTCAAGGTCAGCACACCCGACGGCAAGACCGGGGTGCTCAAGGCCGACATCGTGCTGATCGCCACCGGCGCCAGCCCGCGCGTGCTGCCCAACGCGGTGCCCGACGGCGAGCGCATCCTGACCTGGCGCCAGCTCTACGACCTCGACGAGCTGCCCGAACACCTGATCATCGTGGGCTCCGGGGTCACCGGTGCGGAGTTCTGCAACGCCTACACCGAACTCGGCGTCGACGTGACCGTGGTGGCCAGCCGCGACCAGATCCTGCCGCACGAGGACCGCGACGCCGCCGCTGCGCTGGAAGAGGTGTTCAACGAGCGGGGTGTGACGCTGGTCAAGAACGCGCGTGCCGACTCGGTGACCCGCTCCGAGCGCGGCGTCGCCGTGACGATGGCCGACGGCCGCGTCGTCGAGGGCAGCCATGCACTGATGACCGTGGGCTCGGTGCCCAACACCGCGGGCCTGGGCCTCGAGCGGGTGGGCGTGGAGCTCAAGCCCGGCGGCTACATCCCGGTGGACCGGGTGTCGCGGACCCCTGCCTCGGGCATCTACGCCGCCGGCGACTGCACGGGGTTGCTGCCGCTGGCGTCGGTGGCCGCCATGCAGGGGCGCATCGCGATGTACCACGCCCTCGGTGAGGGAGTGGCCCCGATCCGGCTGCGGACTGTGGCATCAGCCACATTCACCCGGCCCGAGATCGCCGCCGTCGGCATCCCGCAGACCGCGATCGACGACGGCAGCGTCCCGGCGCGCACCATCATGCTGCCGCTGAACACCAATGCCCGCGCCAAGATGAGCCTGCTGCGGCACGGTTTTGTGAAGATTTTCTGCCGCCCGGCCACCGGCGTGGTGATCGGCGGCGTGGTGGTGGCGCCCATTGCCTCGGAGCTGATCTTGCCCATCGCTCTGGCCGTGCAGAACCGCATCTCGGTGACCGACCTGGCGCAGACGCTGTCGGTGTATCCGTCCCTGTCGGGCTCCATCGTGGAAGCGGCGCGGCGACTGATGGCGCACGACGACCTGGATTAG
- a CDS encoding glycerol-3-phosphate dehydrogenase/oxidase: MGPAERRRAWERLGAEQFDVVVIGGGVVGAGAALDAATRGLKVALVEARDFASGTSSRSSKMFHGGLRYLEQLEFGLVREALHERELSLTTLAPHLVKPLPFLFPLTNRVWERPYIAAGIFLYDQLGGAKSVPAQKHLTKSGALRLAPGLKRSALIGGIRYYDTVVDDARHTMTVARTAAHYGAVVRTSTQVVSLLREGDRVIGVRVRDSENGAVAEVRGHVVVNATGVWTDEIQALSKQRGRFRVRASKGVHIVVPRDRVVSEVAIILRTEKSVLFVIPWGTHWIIGTTDTDWNLDLAHPAATKADIDYILGHVNTVLATPLTHDDIDGVYAGLRPLLAGESEETSKLSREHAVASPAPGLVAIAGGKYTTYRVMAADAIDQASQFIPARVAPSITEKVPLVGADGYFALINQTEHVGARYGLHPYRVRHLLDRYGSLIDEVLALGADDPDLLTPITEAPVYLKVEAAYAAAAEGALHLEDILARRMRISIEYPHRGVDCAREVAEVVAPILGWSAEDIDREVATYIARVEAEVLSQTQPDDASADALRAAAPEARAEILEPVPLT, translated from the coding sequence ATGGGTCCTGCAGAACGCCGGCGGGCGTGGGAGCGCCTGGGCGCCGAGCAGTTCGATGTGGTGGTGATCGGCGGAGGCGTCGTCGGCGCCGGGGCTGCGCTGGACGCGGCCACCCGCGGGCTCAAGGTCGCCCTGGTGGAGGCGCGCGATTTCGCCTCCGGCACCTCCAGCCGCTCGTCGAAGATGTTCCACGGCGGGCTGCGGTATCTGGAGCAGCTGGAATTCGGTCTGGTCCGCGAAGCCCTGCACGAGCGCGAGCTGTCCCTGACCACGCTGGCGCCGCATCTGGTTAAGCCGCTCCCGTTTCTGTTCCCGCTGACCAATCGGGTGTGGGAACGCCCGTACATCGCGGCCGGCATCTTCCTCTACGACCAGCTGGGTGGGGCCAAGTCCGTCCCGGCCCAGAAGCACCTGACAAAGTCCGGGGCGCTGCGGCTGGCCCCCGGCCTGAAGCGCAGCGCGCTCATCGGCGGCATCCGCTACTACGACACCGTGGTCGACGACGCCCGCCACACCATGACGGTGGCCCGCACCGCCGCGCATTACGGCGCCGTGGTGCGCACCTCCACGCAGGTGGTGTCGCTGCTGCGTGAGGGCGACCGGGTGATCGGGGTGCGGGTCCGCGACTCCGAGAATGGCGCCGTCGCCGAGGTGCGCGGACATGTGGTGGTCAATGCCACCGGCGTCTGGACCGATGAGATCCAGGCGCTGTCCAAGCAGCGGGGCCGGTTCCGGGTACGGGCCTCCAAGGGTGTGCACATCGTGGTGCCGCGGGACCGGGTCGTCAGCGAAGTGGCGATCATCCTGCGCACGGAGAAGTCGGTGCTGTTCGTCATCCCGTGGGGCACTCACTGGATCATCGGCACCACCGACACCGACTGGAACCTGGATCTGGCGCACCCGGCCGCCACCAAAGCCGACATCGACTACATCCTGGGCCACGTCAACACCGTGCTGGCCACCCCGCTGACCCACGACGACATCGACGGCGTCTACGCCGGGCTGCGCCCGTTGCTGGCCGGCGAGAGTGAAGAGACATCCAAGCTGTCGCGTGAGCATGCGGTGGCCTCTCCCGCACCGGGCCTGGTGGCGATTGCCGGAGGCAAGTACACCACCTACCGAGTGATGGCGGCGGATGCGATCGACCAGGCGTCCCAGTTCATCCCGGCCCGGGTGGCACCGTCCATCACCGAGAAGGTGCCGCTGGTGGGTGCGGACGGTTACTTCGCGTTGATCAACCAGACCGAGCACGTGGGTGCGCGCTACGGGCTGCACCCCTACCGGGTGCGTCATCTGCTGGACCGGTACGGCTCGCTCATCGACGAGGTGTTGGCCCTCGGCGCCGACGACCCCGACTTGCTGACGCCGATCACCGAGGCTCCGGTGTACCTGAAGGTGGAGGCGGCCTACGCCGCCGCGGCCGAAGGAGCGCTGCACCTGGAAGACATCCTGGCGCGCCGCATGCGGATCTCGATCGAGTACCCGCACCGCGGGGTGGACTGTGCCCGCGAAGTGGCCGAGGTGGTGGCGCCGATCCTGGGCTGGAGTGCCGAAGACATCGACCGCGAGGTCGCCACCTACATCGCCCGGGTCGAGGCCGAGGTGCTCTCCCAGACCCAGCCCGACGACGCCTCAGCCGATGCCCTGCGCGCCGCTGCCCCGGAGGCGCGGGCCGAGATCCTCGAACCGGTGCCCTTGACTTGA
- a CDS encoding pseudouridine synthase — protein MGPTRIRLRGGAVLVELASRFGEAAADKVFAGEVVDADGTVVTAATVLRPGAFVYLYRDLPDEVAVPFEIPILHRDDDLVVVDKPHFLATMPRGRHVAQTALVQLRRSLQLPELSPAHRLDRLTAGVLMFTCRRDIRGAYQTLFARGVVRKTYHAVAQGVPQVELPAVVRTRIVKHRGVLQAVQEPGEPNAETVVESLGGQRYRLTPRTGRTHQLRVHMASIGLPIAGDPLYPDIVDVAADDFSTPLQLLAHTLEFDDPLTGAPRQFVSERDLSR, from the coding sequence TTGGGGCCGACGAGGATTCGGCTGCGCGGGGGAGCGGTGCTGGTCGAACTGGCATCGCGGTTCGGGGAGGCGGCGGCGGACAAGGTGTTCGCCGGTGAGGTGGTGGACGCTGACGGCACGGTGGTGACTGCCGCCACCGTCCTGCGCCCGGGGGCGTTCGTGTACCTGTACCGGGACCTGCCCGACGAGGTGGCGGTGCCGTTCGAGATCCCGATTCTGCACCGCGACGACGACCTGGTGGTGGTGGACAAGCCGCACTTCCTGGCCACCATGCCGCGGGGACGGCATGTGGCCCAGACCGCACTGGTGCAGCTGCGGCGGTCGCTGCAGCTGCCCGAACTCTCGCCGGCGCACCGGTTGGACCGCCTGACGGCCGGGGTGCTGATGTTCACCTGTCGCCGTGACATTCGCGGCGCGTATCAGACGCTGTTTGCCCGGGGTGTGGTGCGCAAGACCTATCATGCTGTGGCGCAGGGGGTTCCGCAGGTCGAACTACCCGCAGTGGTGCGTACCCGCATCGTGAAGCACCGCGGTGTGCTGCAGGCGGTGCAGGAGCCGGGCGAACCGAACGCCGAGACGGTGGTGGAAAGTCTTGGCGGGCAGCGCTATCGGTTGACTCCCCGCACCGGCCGCACCCACCAGCTGCGGGTGCACATGGCCTCGATCGGGTTGCCCATTGCCGGTGATCCGTTGTACCCGGACATCGTCGACGTCGCCGCCGACGATTTCAGCACGCCACTGCAGCTGCTGGCGCACACGCTGGAGTTCGACGATCCGCTGACCGGCGCGCCACGGCAATTCGTCTCCGAACGCGACCTGAGTCGTTGA
- a CDS encoding RNA-binding protein produces the protein MLRKLGSWCAAVLVAGSTFGVGVVTAPSAEAICGSVGGRFVDVSGCSDPLAELQYLPPPPPPPPPPPPPPPPGAPPPPPPPPPPPPPPPPVYVDPTPNVDVCANVGRRISVSGCI, from the coding sequence ATGCTTCGGAAGCTGGGATCATGGTGCGCGGCGGTGCTGGTGGCCGGCTCGACCTTCGGTGTCGGTGTGGTGACCGCTCCGTCGGCAGAGGCGATCTGCGGTTCCGTCGGCGGCCGCTTCGTGGATGTCAGTGGGTGTTCGGATCCGCTGGCGGAGTTGCAGTATCTGCCGCCACCGCCACCGCCTCCGCCACCCCCACCTCCGCCGCCCCCGCCGGGTGCGCCCCCTCCGCCACCTCCACCTCCACCGCCGCCCCCACCTCCGCCTCCGGTGTATGTGGACCCCACGCCCAACGTGGATGTGTGTGCCAACGTGGGCCGGCGCATCAGCGTCAGTGGGTGCATCTGA
- a CDS encoding cupin domain-containing protein: MTDTTAAAGPTFQVTPDFWRQLPQMSLEKYPGTQGFIDDVYVNPESVPMCAGYFELRHTEAPLDYYYDYDEMKVVLEGEFRLENVDTGQVQIAKAKDAIFFPKGSRILFSTPDRGLAFYVGYRSFAP; the protein is encoded by the coding sequence ATGACCGATACCACCGCAGCTGCAGGACCGACCTTTCAGGTGACGCCGGATTTCTGGCGTCAGCTGCCGCAGATGTCGCTCGAAAAGTACCCCGGCACGCAGGGATTCATCGACGACGTCTATGTCAACCCCGAAAGCGTGCCGATGTGCGCGGGGTACTTCGAGCTGCGCCACACCGAGGCGCCGCTGGACTACTACTACGACTACGACGAGATGAAGGTCGTCCTCGAGGGCGAGTTCCGGCTCGAGAACGTCGACACCGGGCAGGTGCAGATCGCCAAGGCCAAGGACGCGATCTTCTTCCCCAAGGGCTCGCGAATCCTGTTCTCGACGCCGGATCGCGGGTTGGCGTTCTACGTCGGATACCGCTCCTTCGCGCCCTGA